In Zingiber officinale cultivar Zhangliang chromosome 8B, Zo_v1.1, whole genome shotgun sequence, a single genomic region encodes these proteins:
- the LOC122013638 gene encoding protein PTST homolog 2, chloroplastic-like has protein sequence MTRVPLLFLVRFLSRKGLEIFTLSPAPDPIPYPQTTEASLSSSSSSSSSWPFPQAHCLPFPSRRRFLAFFVSSLVPTLPLLSRKQALKARPLPDSHPLYKFQGSWLVGRCSDMPFILPSLPKPRFRPQFGPGIDSLSVSGSRRRRVRCGLIAKIAPLAVSVPAGICCGASVKIESFGLFEGSRTRVCGRRKKRKEAADAFEAGKRSANVEAEIYEFMQNSAKPTDFPTKLELVAAGRADLVEAVVAQGGWLAFGWDLDDNEVEFPIDDGVTVTVLPSKSEAAEDGRVYQERVSNGSDDCPSTPSSSGRTLETAEQEEGGGVEGILSRLKKERNLSLITSGKVVNGLDSYTKPIVDRDGTRNTRSKSSESQMVEANNTKFKVVNGTKGAFPDTWRNWSLQRAGFSLTDFEAAEIVPNDDGRLSEEHCLDVEASSNEFHKQAQNNMSYKGRDEMVVDKSKILARLQLLEEDLNSAAHILQARVNGATSQKHQENSLDELHSLSDVWEFQETEIMKARDKLRSIRAKLTVIDGKLSLEIREAQKIAEEKQSSITAAQMALSLLRTTCIVWPNSASEVLLVGSFDGWANQRRMERSNSGIFSLQLKLYPGRYEIKFIVDGVWKIDPLRPTAHNNGHENNLLMVD, from the exons ATGACTCGTGTTCCACTGCTATTTTTAGTTCGGTTCCTTTCCCGAAAAGGACTAGAGATCTTCACTTTGTCGCCTGCCCCCGATCCAATCCCTTATCCACAGACCACAGAAGCCTCCTTATCTTCTTCTTCCAGCTCTTCCTCCTCCTGGCCATTTCCACAAGCACATTGCCTTCCTTTCCCCTCCCGTCGTCGCTTTCTCGCCTTCTTTGTCTCGTCACTCGTGCCCACGTTGCCTCTCTTGTCAAGGAAGCAAGCTCTAAAGGCGCGACCTTTGCCGGACAGCCATCCTCTTTATAAATTTCAAGGCTCGTGGCTAGTGGGGCGATGCAGCGACATGCCTTTCATCCTCCCCTCTCTCCCTAAACCCAGATTCCGGCCTCAATTTGGTCCCGGCATCGATTCTTTGTCGGTTTCCGGCTCGCGCAGGCGCCGAGTTCGTTGTGGTCTAATTGCCAAAATCGCACCTTTAGCAGTTTCCGTTCCGGCTGGAATTTGTTGCGGTGCGAGCGTCAAGATCGAGTCTTTTGGACTTTTCGAGGGCTCGAGGACGAGAGTTTGTGGtaggagaaagaagaggaaagagGCGGCGGATGCATTCGAGGCAGGTAAGAGGAGTGCGAACGTGGAAGCTGAGATTTACGAATTCATGCAAAACTCAGCGAAGCCGACAGATTTTCCTACCAAGCTGGAGCTCGTCGCGGCTGGGAGGGCAGATTTAGTGGAGGCTGTGGTAGCTCAGGGCGGATGGCTCGCTTTTGGCTGGGACCTCGATGACAATGAGGTGGAGTTTCCCATTGACGATGGCGTTACTGTAACTGTTCTGCCAAGCAAAAGTGAAGCTGCAGAAGATGGTAGAGTCTACCAAGAGAGGGTTTCTAATGGCTCCGACGACTGCCCTTCCACACCATCTTCTTCAGGAAGAACATT gGAGACAGCGGAGCAGGAAGAGGGTGGTGGGGTTGAGGGAATATTGAGCAGGCTGAAAAAAGAAAGGAACTTGTCTTTGATAACAAGTGGGAAGGTAGTGAATGGTCTGGATTCATACACAAAACCTATAGTCGATCGAGATGGTACAA GAAATACTAGATCCAAGTCATCAGAATCTCAAATGGTCGAGGCAAATAATACGAAATTCAAAGTTGTCAATGGCACAAAAGGTGCATTTCCTGACACGTGGAGGAATTGGAGTCTTCAAAGAGCTGGCTTTTCTTTGACGGACTTTGAAG CTGCTGAGATTGTCCCCAATGACGATGGAAGGCTCTCAGAAGAGCACTGTTTAGATGTTGAAGCTTCTAGTAATGAGTTTCATAAACAAGCGCAGAACAACATGTCTTATAAAGGAAGAGATGAAATGGTAGTGGACAAAAGTAAGATACTTGCACGTCTTCAGCTATTGGAGGAGGATCTTAACTCTGCTGCTCACATATTACAAGCTAGAGTCAATGGTGCTACTTCCCAAAAG CACCAAGAAAACTCATTAGATGAGCTGCATAGTCTTTCTGATGTTTGGGAATtccaagaaactgaaattatgaaAGCTCGAGATAAGTTGAGGTCTATTCGAGCAAAATTGACTGTTATAGATGGAAAACTGTCACTCGAGATCAG AGAAGCACAGAAAATAGCCGAAGAGAAACAAAGTAGTATTACTGCTGCTCAAATGGCTTTGTCACTCCTTCGTACAACCTGTATTGTCTGGCCTAATTCTGCTTCAGAGGTTTTACTTGTGGGATCTTTTGATGGATGGGCTAATCAG AGAAGGATGGAACGATCAAACTCAGGCATCTTCTCTTTGCAGCTAAAGTTGTACCCTGGAAGATATGAG ATCAAGTTCATTGTTGATGGTGTATGGAAAATTGATCCCTTGCGCCCTACTGCGCACAACAATGGTCACGAGAATAATCTCCTCATGGTGGATTGA
- the LOC122017323 gene encoding gamma-glutamyl peptidase 5-like, producing MGGENGDAAVAPAAGEKEEGKEKGRKKFAVLLCADDSEYVRKAYGGYFKVFVGLLGEEGEAWHVYRAAHGELPTAAEADGYDGFVITGSCNDAHGDDPWIEGLVAFLRALDAKKKKVLGVCFGHQILSRALGGTTGRAKKGWDIGVTCIHPSHTIIKTQASLHIPSHLPVIEFHRDEVWQLPPQAEVLAWSEKTGIEMFRYGNHIMGIQGHPEYDKGILLHLIDRLLQRNLIQTCHAEAAKASIGMRQPDREAWKRLCKGFLKGDLLW from the exons ATGGGAGGAGAGAATGGAGACGCGGCGGTGGCGCCTGCGGCCGGGGAGAAGGAGGAGGGGAAAGAAAAGGGGCGGAAGAAGTTCGCGGTGCTGCTGTGCGCCGACGACTCGGAGTACGTGCGGAAGGCCTACGGCGGGTACTTCAAGGTCTTCGTGGGGCTGCTGGGGGAGGAGGGCGAGGCGTGGCACGTCTACCGCGCCGCCCACGGCGAGCTGCCGACGGCCGCCGAGGCCGACGGCTATGACGGGTTCGTGATCACCGGTAGCTGCAACGACGCCCACGGCGACGACCCCTGGATTGAGGGCCTCGTCGCCTTCCTCAGGGCCCTCGacgccaagaagaagaaggtccTCGGCGTCTGCTTTGGCCACCAG ATCTTGAGCAGGGCGCTAGGGGGGACGACCGGCCGAGCGAAGAAAGGCTGGGACATCGGAGTCACCTGCATCCACCCCTCCCACACCATCATCAAGACGCAGGCCTCGCTCCACATCCCCTCTCATCTCCCCGTAATCGAATTCCACCGCGACGAA GTATGGCAACTGCCTCCTCAAGCAGAGGTGCTGGCTTGGTCCGAGAAGACCGGCATCGAGATGTTCAGATACGGAAACCACATAATGGGCATCCAAGGCCACCCGGAGTACGACAAAGGCATCCTCCTCCACCTCATCGATCGACTCCTCCAACGAAACCTCATTCAG ACTTGCCATGCGGAAGCCGCAAAGGCGAGCATCGGCATGCGACAACCGGACCGGGAGGCTTGGAAGAGGCTATGCAAAGGCTTCCTGAAGGGGGATCTTTTATGGTAA